Proteins co-encoded in one Methanosarcinales archaeon Met12 genomic window:
- a CDS encoding ferritin family protein codes for MNYIDTPLHITQHKRFALRAHPNFCFAKTSFMLKPLYEIVDFWRKNDKYKKYKSITKTKGGKTMRKTIENLTRAFIGESQARNRYTFYSKIAKKEGFEQIAEIFLITAENEKEHASWLFKLINELKKKSKENLDEIKVEAVAPTILGTTAENLKAAIAGENYEYTKMYPEFADVAEKEGFPEIAKRLRAIAVAEQHHEERYKKLLKEVEAGTVFKKEKEVWWVCRECGYVYFGTMPPERCPSCDHGRSFYQIKCEEY; via the coding sequence ATGAATTATATCGATACGCCACTTCATATCACACAGCATAAAAGGTTCGCCCTTCGGGCTCACCCAAATTTTTGTTTCGCAAAAACTTCTTTTATGCTGAAACCGTTATATGAAATCGTGGACTTCTGGCGCAAAAATGATAAATATAAAAAGTATAAATCTATAACTAAAACTAAAGGAGGTAAAACTATGAGAAAGACAATTGAAAATCTGACAAGGGCTTTTATCGGTGAAAGCCAGGCAAGGAATAGATATACTTTCTATTCCAAAATTGCCAAAAAAGAAGGGTTTGAACAGATCGCTGAGATTTTTCTCATCACCGCAGAAAACGAGAAAGAACATGCAAGCTGGTTATTTAAGTTAATTAACGAGTTGAAAAAGAAGAGCAAGGAAAACCTTGATGAAATAAAGGTTGAGGCAGTAGCCCCAACAATACTTGGCACAACAGCTGAGAATTTGAAAGCAGCAATTGCTGGCGAAAATTATGAGTACACAAAAATGTATCCGGAATTTGCTGATGTTGCTGAAAAAGAAGGATTTCCTGAAATTGCCAAAAGGCTAAGAGCGATTGCGGTAGCTGAACAACATCATGAGGAGAGATACAAGAAACTTTTGAAAGAAGTTGAAGCAGGAACAGTGTTCAAAAAAGAGAAAGAAGTGTGGTGGGTTTGTCGTGAATGTGGATATGTTTATTTTGGAACAATGCCGCCGGAAAGATGTCCATCTTGCGACCACGGAAGAAGCTTTTATCAAATTAAATGTGAAGAATATTAA